The following coding sequences lie in one Klebsiella huaxiensis genomic window:
- a CDS encoding electron transport complex subunit E, with translation MSEVKDVIVQGLWKNNSALVQLLGMCPLLAVTSTATNALGLGLATTLVLTLTNLTISSLRRWTPAEIRIPIYVMIIASVVSVVQMLINAYAFGLYQSLGIFIPLIVTNCIVVGRAEAFAARKGPALSALDGFSIGMGATCAMFVLGSMREIIGNGTLFDGADSLLGSWAKVLRIEVFHTDTPFLLAMLPPGAFIGLGMMLALKYLIDERSKQRKAKAAEAEIIAPSDVTGKA, from the coding sequence ATGAGCGAAGTAAAAGACGTTATTGTTCAGGGGTTGTGGAAAAACAACTCCGCACTGGTTCAACTGCTGGGGATGTGTCCCCTGCTGGCCGTGACCTCTACCGCCACCAACGCCCTGGGGCTTGGGCTGGCGACGACCCTGGTGCTCACGCTGACCAACCTGACGATTTCCAGCCTGCGCCGCTGGACGCCTGCGGAGATCCGTATTCCGATTTACGTGATGATCATTGCCTCGGTAGTGAGCGTCGTGCAGATGCTGATCAACGCCTACGCCTTTGGTCTGTATCAGTCACTAGGGATCTTTATCCCGCTTATCGTGACCAACTGTATCGTCGTTGGACGTGCCGAAGCCTTTGCCGCCCGAAAAGGCCCGGCGCTATCGGCGTTGGATGGGTTTTCCATCGGCATGGGGGCAACATGCGCCATGTTTGTCCTCGGCTCGATGCGCGAAATTATCGGTAACGGTACCTTATTTGACGGTGCAGATAGCCTGCTGGGTAGCTGGGCTAAAGTACTGCGCATCGAAGTATTTCATACTGATACACCGTTTCTGCTGGCAATGCTGCCGCCGGGCGCATTTATTGGCCTTGGGATGATGCTGGCGCTAAAATACCTCATCGATGAACGTAGCAAACAGCGCAAAGCAAAAGCGGCAGAAGCCGAAATTATTGCGCCGTCTGATGTGACGGGAAAAGCATAG
- the rsxG gene encoding electron transport complex subunit RsxG: MLQSMRKHGITLALFAAGSTGLTAAINELTKSTIEDQASLQQKALFDQVMPANRYNNDLLKNCYLVTAPELGKGQHKVWIAENNEQPIAAVMEATAPDGYSGAIQLLVAADFKGTVLGTRVTEHHETPGLGDKIELRISDWITFFAGKVIHGQSDSHWAVKKDGGDFDQFTGATITPRAVVNAVKRAGLYAQTLPAQIPTFTACGD, translated from the coding sequence ATGTTACAAAGCATGCGCAAACACGGCATTACGCTGGCACTCTTTGCTGCGGGCTCCACCGGACTGACGGCGGCAATCAATGAGTTAACCAAAAGTACCATTGAGGACCAGGCTTCCTTGCAGCAAAAAGCCCTATTCGACCAGGTTATGCCAGCCAATCGTTATAACAATGATTTGCTGAAAAACTGTTATCTGGTTACCGCGCCAGAGTTGGGCAAAGGTCAGCATAAAGTGTGGATTGCTGAAAACAACGAGCAGCCGATTGCCGCAGTGATGGAAGCTACCGCGCCGGACGGCTATTCCGGGGCCATTCAGCTACTGGTCGCCGCCGATTTTAAAGGTACCGTGTTGGGTACCCGCGTCACAGAGCACCACGAGACGCCAGGCCTGGGCGATAAAATTGAGCTCAGAATTTCTGACTGGATCACCTTCTTTGCCGGTAAAGTTATTCACGGGCAAAGCGATAGTCACTGGGCCGTGAAAAAAGACGGCGGTGATTTCGATCAGTTTACCGGGGCCACGATTACCCCACGAGCGGTGGTTAACGCCGTTAAGCGTGCGGGTTTATATGCACAAACGCTGCCTGCGCAGATTCCCACATTCACCGCCTGTGGAGACTAG
- the rsxD gene encoding electron transport complex subunit RsxD, whose amino-acid sequence MVFRIASSPYTHNQRQTSRIMLLVLLAAVPGIVVQTWFFGWGTVLQIILASLTAWGAEAAILKLRKQNIPAILADNSALLTGLLLAVSIPPFAPWWMVVLGTAFAVIIAKQLYGGLGHNPFNPAMIGYVVLLISFPVQMTSWLPPHEIAANVPGFSDALRVIFTGQTATGGDMNSLRIGIDGISQATPLDTFKTSLHAGHGVNEILQYPIYGGALAGLGWQWVNMAYLAGGLFLLWQKTIRWHIPVSFLLSLAVCATLGWIFSPESLASPQIHLLSGATMLGAFFILTDPVTASTTNRGRLIFGALAGLLVWLIRSFGGYPDGVAFAVLLANITVPLIDYYTRPRAYGHR is encoded by the coding sequence ATGGTTTTCAGAATCGCAAGTTCCCCTTATACCCACAACCAACGCCAGACCTCGCGGATTATGCTGCTGGTGCTGCTCGCCGCCGTTCCCGGCATTGTGGTTCAGACCTGGTTTTTCGGCTGGGGCACCGTGCTGCAAATTATTCTCGCATCCTTAACGGCGTGGGGAGCGGAAGCCGCCATCCTTAAGCTGCGTAAACAAAATATTCCCGCGATCCTCGCTGATAACTCGGCGTTGCTGACCGGTCTGCTGCTGGCCGTCAGCATTCCGCCATTTGCCCCGTGGTGGATGGTCGTCCTCGGTACCGCTTTCGCGGTGATTATCGCCAAACAACTGTACGGCGGTTTGGGCCATAACCCTTTTAACCCGGCGATGATTGGCTACGTGGTGCTGCTGATCTCCTTCCCGGTGCAGATGACCTCCTGGCTTCCACCGCATGAGATTGCGGCTAACGTCCCTGGATTTAGCGATGCGCTGCGGGTGATTTTTACCGGTCAAACCGCGACTGGCGGCGATATGAACAGCCTGCGCATAGGGATCGACGGTATCAGTCAGGCGACGCCGCTGGACACGTTCAAAACGTCACTGCATGCCGGCCATGGGGTGAACGAGATCCTGCAATACCCTATCTACGGTGGCGCGCTGGCTGGTCTCGGCTGGCAGTGGGTTAACATGGCTTATCTGGCGGGCGGTCTGTTCTTGTTGTGGCAAAAAACCATTCGCTGGCATATCCCGGTCAGTTTCCTGCTAAGCCTGGCCGTTTGCGCCACTTTGGGATGGATATTCTCACCAGAGAGCCTCGCCTCGCCGCAGATCCATCTGCTGTCCGGCGCGACGATGCTCGGCGCATTCTTTATTCTGACCGACCCGGTGACCGCCTCCACCACCAACCGCGGACGCCTGATCTTCGGCGCGCTGGCGGGCCTGCTGGTCTGGCTGATTCGCAGCTTCGGCGGCTATCCGGATGGCGTCGCCTTTGCCGTCCTGCTGGCAAATATTACCGTTCCACTGATCGACTATTACACGCGTCCGCGCGCGTATGGCCACCGCTGA
- the rsxC gene encoding electron transport complex subunit RsxC, whose amino-acid sequence MFKLFSAFRKDKVWDFNGGIHPPEMKTQSNGTPLRQVPLPQRLVIPLKQHIGAEGELCVQPGDRVLRGQPLTRGWGRMLPVHAPTSGTVTAIAPHSTAHPSALAEMSVIIDADGEDRWIERDGWNDYQNKSREDLIERIHQFGVAGLGGAGFPTGTKLRGGGDKIDTLIINAAECEPYITADDRLMQDCAAQIVDGIRILAHILQPSQVLIGIEDNKPQAISMLRAVLADTHGIALRVIPTKYPSGGAKQLTQILTGKQVPHGGRSSDIGVLMQNVGTAYAVKRAVMDGEPLTERVVTLTGEAVSRPGNVWARLGTPVSHLLKDAGFCPSAEPMVIMGGPLMGFTLPWLDVPVVKITNCLLAPSATEMGEPEEEKGCIRCSACADACPADLLPQQLYWFSKGQQHDKATGHNLADCIECGACAWVCPSNIPLVQYFRQEKAEIYAIAQEEKRAAEAKARFEARQTRLERDKVARQERHKQAAVQPAAKDQDAINAALARVREKQRDAAQPIIVLAGAKPDNSEAIAAREARKAEARARKAEQNSAAVESAVEQPAAADPRKAAVEAAIARAKARKAEQQAVPAEPVVAEQPTTTAIDPRKAAVEAAIARAKARKAEQQAVPAEPVVAEQPTAAAVDPRKAAVEAAIARAKARKAEQQAVPPSAANDDARKAAVAEAIARVQARKASRQAVNED is encoded by the coding sequence ATGTTTAAGTTATTTTCCGCTTTTCGAAAAGACAAAGTCTGGGATTTCAACGGCGGTATTCATCCGCCGGAAATGAAAACCCAGTCCAACGGCACCCCGCTGCGTCAGGTCCCACTGCCGCAGCGGTTGGTTATTCCGCTGAAACAGCATATTGGCGCCGAAGGGGAGCTGTGCGTTCAGCCGGGCGATCGCGTCCTGCGCGGCCAGCCGTTGACGCGAGGCTGGGGCAGAATGCTGCCGGTTCACGCGCCAACTTCCGGCACCGTAACGGCCATCGCTCCGCACTCCACCGCTCATCCGTCCGCACTGGCGGAAATGAGCGTTATTATTGATGCCGACGGCGAAGACCGTTGGATTGAGCGCGACGGCTGGAACGACTACCAGAATAAATCACGTGAAGATCTCATTGAGCGCATTCACCAGTTTGGCGTGGCCGGACTGGGCGGTGCCGGTTTCCCGACCGGGACGAAATTGCGCGGCGGCGGCGACAAAATCGACACCTTAATAATTAACGCTGCCGAGTGTGAACCCTATATCACCGCCGACGATCGCCTGATGCAGGATTGCGCAGCACAGATCGTTGACGGCATTCGTATCCTTGCCCATATCCTGCAACCGAGCCAGGTGCTGATCGGCATCGAAGATAATAAACCGCAGGCAATTTCAATGCTGCGCGCAGTACTAGCCGATACCCACGGTATTGCGCTGCGTGTGATCCCAACGAAATATCCGTCTGGCGGCGCTAAGCAACTGACGCAAATCCTGACCGGGAAACAGGTTCCCCACGGCGGGCGTTCGTCCGATATCGGCGTTTTGATGCAAAACGTGGGTACTGCCTATGCGGTGAAACGCGCGGTGATGGATGGCGAGCCGTTGACAGAGCGTGTGGTCACGCTAACCGGTGAAGCAGTTTCGCGTCCGGGTAACGTCTGGGCGCGACTGGGCACCCCGGTCAGCCATCTGCTTAAAGACGCCGGTTTCTGCCCGAGCGCTGAGCCAATGGTGATTATGGGCGGTCCGCTGATGGGCTTCACCCTGCCGTGGCTTGATGTTCCAGTGGTAAAAATCACCAACTGTCTGCTGGCCCCATCGGCAACGGAAATGGGCGAGCCGGAAGAGGAAAAAGGCTGCATTCGCTGTAGCGCCTGCGCCGACGCCTGTCCTGCCGATCTTCTGCCACAGCAGTTGTACTGGTTTAGTAAAGGTCAGCAGCACGACAAAGCAACCGGTCATAACCTCGCAGATTGTATCGAATGCGGTGCCTGCGCCTGGGTTTGCCCAAGCAATATCCCACTGGTGCAGTATTTCCGTCAGGAAAAAGCCGAGATCTACGCGATTGCTCAGGAAGAGAAGCGTGCCGCAGAAGCAAAAGCGCGCTTCGAAGCGCGTCAGACTCGTCTGGAGCGAGATAAGGTCGCGCGTCAGGAACGTCATAAACAAGCTGCGGTACAGCCTGCGGCCAAAGATCAGGACGCCATTAACGCCGCCCTGGCGCGCGTTCGTGAAAAACAACGTGATGCCGCGCAGCCGATTATCGTGCTGGCTGGTGCCAAACCGGATAATAGCGAGGCTATCGCCGCTCGCGAAGCGCGCAAGGCCGAGGCGCGCGCCCGAAAAGCTGAACAGAATAGCGCAGCGGTTGAATCTGCCGTTGAGCAACCAGCCGCCGCCGATCCACGTAAAGCCGCCGTCGAAGCCGCTATCGCCCGAGCTAAAGCTCGCAAAGCTGAACAACAGGCGGTTCCGGCTGAGCCTGTCGTCGCAGAGCAGCCAACAACCACAGCGATTGATCCGCGCAAAGCCGCCGTCGAAGCCGCTATCGCCCGAGCTAAAGCTCGCAAAGCAGAACAGCAAGCAGTTCCGGCTGAGCCTGTCGTCGCAGAGCAGCCAACAGCCGCAGCGGTTGACCCACGCAAAGCCGCGGTTGAAGCCGCTATCGCCCGTGCTAAGGCCCGCAAAGCCGAACAACAAGCAGTTCCCCCGTCGGCAGCCAATGACGATGCCCGTAAAGCGGCCGTCGCTGAAGCAATCGCCCGCGTTCAGGCCCGGAAAGCATCCCGGCAGGCAGTTAACGAGGATTAA
- the rsxB gene encoding electron transport complex subunit RsxB has product MNAVWIAVVAISLLGLIFGLILGYASRRFEVEDDPVVEKIDALLPQSQCGQCGYPGCRPYAEAVGTQGEKINCCAPGGEAVMLKIAELLNVDPQPTDGDVQELEPVRMLAVIDEANCIGCTKCIQACPVDAIVGATRAMHTVMSDLCTGCNLCVAPCPTQCIELRPVAATTETWKWDLQTIPVRIIPVEQHV; this is encoded by the coding sequence ATGAACGCTGTCTGGATAGCCGTTGTCGCCATCAGCCTGCTTGGGCTGATTTTCGGCTTAATTCTGGGCTACGCCTCCCGCCGCTTTGAGGTGGAAGATGACCCGGTAGTTGAAAAAATTGACGCCCTGCTCCCGCAGAGCCAGTGTGGTCAGTGTGGCTACCCCGGCTGTCGTCCCTATGCGGAAGCAGTGGGCACGCAAGGTGAGAAAATCAACTGCTGCGCCCCCGGCGGCGAAGCCGTGATGCTCAAAATTGCCGAGCTGTTGAACGTCGACCCGCAGCCCACTGACGGCGATGTGCAAGAGCTGGAGCCGGTACGGATGCTGGCGGTGATCGATGAAGCAAATTGCATCGGCTGCACGAAATGCATCCAGGCCTGCCCTGTCGATGCCATCGTCGGTGCCACCCGTGCCATGCATACGGTGATGAGCGACCTCTGTACCGGCTGTAATCTTTGCGTCGCGCCATGTCCGACCCAATGTATTGAACTGCGCCCGGTCGCCGCGACGACAGAAACCTGGAAATGGGATCTTCAAACCATTCCGGTACGCATTATTCCTGTGGAACAACATGTTTAA
- the rsxA gene encoding electron transport complex subunit RsxA translates to MADYLLLFVGTVLVNNFVLVKFLGLCPFMGVSKKLEAAMGMGLATTFVMTLASICAWLIDTWILIPLNLVYLRTLAFILVIAVVVQFTEMVVRKTSPALYRLLGIFLPLITTNCAVLGVALLNINLGHNFLQSALYGFAAAVGFSLVMVLFASIRERLVVADVPAPFRGNAIALVTAGLMSLAFMGFSGLVKL, encoded by the coding sequence ATGGCTGATTATTTACTGCTCTTTGTGGGTACTGTCCTCGTTAACAACTTCGTGCTGGTGAAGTTCCTTGGATTGTGCCCGTTTATGGGGGTTTCCAAAAAACTGGAAGCCGCTATGGGGATGGGGCTCGCCACCACCTTTGTGATGACGCTGGCCTCCATTTGCGCCTGGCTAATTGATACCTGGATCCTCATCCCGCTGAACCTGGTCTACCTGCGCACGCTGGCCTTTATCCTGGTCATCGCCGTTGTCGTGCAATTTACCGAAATGGTGGTACGTAAGACCAGTCCAGCGCTGTATCGCCTGTTAGGTATTTTCTTGCCGCTAATCACCACCAACTGTGCGGTACTCGGCGTGGCGCTGCTGAACATTAACCTTGGGCATAACTTCCTGCAGTCGGCACTATACGGCTTTGCCGCCGCAGTTGGCTTTTCGTTGGTTATGGTCCTTTTCGCCTCCATTCGCGAGCGTCTGGTGGTTGCGGATGTCCCCGCGCCGTTTCGCGGTAACGCCATTGCGTTAGTCACCGCAGGTTTAATGTCGCTGGCATTTATGGGCTTTAGTGGTTTGGTGAAGTTGTAA
- a CDS encoding DUF2569 domain-containing protein → MSSDSVERIGGWLLAPLAWLLVALLSASLSLLLFTHALMSSQTYTLLSNMSPEHLALWIASLAFSIAMWYYTLWLTIAFFKRRKGVPKHYIIWLLITLLLAIKAFAFSPISDVLALRQLLFPLLAAALLAPYFRRSERVKRTFVNP, encoded by the coding sequence ATGTCCTCTGACTCTGTGGAACGTATTGGCGGATGGCTTCTGGCGCCGTTGGCATGGCTACTGGTTGCTCTACTTAGCGCCTCACTGTCGCTACTTCTTTTTACTCATGCCCTGATGTCTTCCCAGACTTATACATTGCTGAGTAATATGAGTCCCGAGCACCTTGCCCTGTGGATTGCGTCCTTAGCGTTCTCAATTGCTATGTGGTACTACACGCTATGGCTGACCATCGCCTTTTTCAAGCGCCGCAAAGGTGTACCAAAACATTACATTATCTGGCTATTGATAACGCTCCTGTTGGCGATAAAAGCCTTTGCCTTTTCTCCGATTTCGGACGTCCTGGCACTGCGCCAGCTTCTGTTCCCTCTTCTTGCGGCTGCGCTGCTGGCGCCTTACTTCAGGCGTTCAGAGCGGGTTAAACGGACCTTTGTGAATCCGTAA
- the ydgT gene encoding transcription modulator YdgT: protein MTVQDYLLKFRKISSLESLEKLFDHLNYSLTDNEEIVNMYRAADHRRAELVSGGKLFNIGEVPKSVWRYVQ from the coding sequence ATGACCGTTCAGGACTACTTATTAAAATTCCGTAAAATCAGTTCGCTGGAAAGTCTGGAAAAACTTTTTGATCACCTTAACTATTCCCTGACCGATAACGAAGAGATCGTCAACATGTATCGCGCTGCCGACCATCGCCGGGCGGAGCTGGTTTCCGGCGGCAAATTGTTCAACATCGGTGAAGTTCCTAAGTCCGTCTGGCGCTACGTGCAATAA
- a CDS encoding GH1 family beta-glucosidase has protein sequence MAGFPQHFLWGAATAAYQVEGGHDADGKGPSIWDIYSHLPGTTFQGTTGDIAVDHYHRFREDVALMAEMGLQSYRFSISWPRLLPNGRGEVNEAGIQFYSDLIDELLAHNIEPMITLYHWDLPQALQDEGGWETRSTAEAFAEYARLCYERFGSRVKLWATFNETIVFIGHGYINGLHPPAVRDPARAIQACHHVFIAHALAIKAFREMGVEGEIGFVNVLQPHTSLTDSEEDKRATEMADAIHTHWLYDPVLKGCYPEALLQQTQALWGVPAFAAGDDALLRENRCDFIGLNYYRRETVSAQPPEEPTGGEPGVDGLFYFVRNPQSNYTEWGWEIWPQGLTDGIMMVKERYGDIPIYITENGLGAIDPIIDGEVVDDPRIDYLSSHINALENALALGADVRGYYPWSFIDLLSWLNGYKKQYGFVYVDHQQNLARKRKKSFFWYQNVIASRGEQR, from the coding sequence ATGGCCGGATTTCCGCAACACTTTTTATGGGGTGCCGCTACCGCAGCTTATCAGGTTGAAGGCGGACACGATGCCGATGGCAAAGGCCCTTCTATTTGGGATATTTATTCCCACCTCCCAGGCACCACTTTTCAGGGCACAACCGGTGATATCGCCGTCGATCATTACCATCGCTTTCGCGAAGACGTCGCTCTCATGGCGGAAATGGGTTTGCAGAGCTATCGCTTCTCTATTTCATGGCCTCGCCTGCTGCCCAACGGCCGCGGTGAAGTTAACGAAGCAGGTATTCAATTTTATAGCGATCTGATTGATGAACTACTGGCGCATAATATTGAACCGATGATAACCCTCTATCACTGGGATTTGCCGCAGGCGTTGCAGGATGAAGGCGGCTGGGAAACGCGCAGCACGGCAGAGGCTTTCGCTGAGTATGCACGCCTCTGTTACGAACGTTTTGGCTCCCGCGTGAAACTGTGGGCCACCTTTAACGAAACCATCGTCTTTATCGGCCACGGTTACATTAACGGCCTCCACCCACCAGCCGTCCGTGACCCGGCGCGCGCCATTCAGGCCTGTCACCACGTATTTATTGCCCATGCGCTGGCTATCAAAGCTTTTCGTGAAATGGGCGTTGAAGGCGAGATTGGCTTCGTTAACGTCCTGCAACCTCACACCTCGCTAACCGACAGCGAAGAAGATAAGCGTGCGACCGAGATGGCGGACGCTATCCACACCCACTGGCTTTACGATCCGGTCTTAAAAGGCTGCTACCCTGAAGCGCTGCTGCAACAAACCCAGGCGCTCTGGGGCGTCCCGGCGTTTGCGGCTGGCGACGATGCCCTGCTGCGAGAGAACCGTTGTGACTTTATCGGCCTTAACTACTATCGCCGTGAAACTGTATCGGCGCAGCCTCCCGAAGAGCCGACCGGCGGCGAGCCTGGGGTTGATGGGCTCTTTTACTTTGTGCGCAACCCGCAAAGCAACTATACCGAATGGGGCTGGGAGATTTGGCCGCAGGGGTTAACCGACGGCATCATGATGGTTAAAGAGCGCTATGGTGATATTCCGATTTATATTACTGAGAACGGACTGGGCGCAATAGACCCGATCATTGATGGTGAGGTCGTTGACGACCCGCGCATTGACTATCTCAGCAGCCATATTAATGCGCTGGAAAATGCGCTGGCGCTCGGTGCTGACGTGCGCGGCTACTACCCCTGGTCCTTTATCGACCTTTTAAGCTGGCTTAACGGCTACAAAAAGCAGTACGGGTTCGTCTATGTCGATCACCAGCAAAACCTGGCGCGTAAACGAAAAAAGAGTTTTTTCTGGTACCAAAACGTTATTGCCAGCCGAGGCGAACAGCGTTAA
- the blr gene encoding division septum protein Blr yields the protein MENVFNRIVELIGWIVLGVSALLLVIAHHIDNYQSPPSIDVVQTKPLSK from the coding sequence ATGGAAAACGTTTTTAATCGTATTGTTGAACTTATTGGCTGGATTGTTTTGGGCGTTTCGGCCCTGCTTTTAGTTATCGCTCATCATATTGATAACTACCAGTCTCCACCGTCTATTGATGTAGTTCAGACGAAGCCCCTGTCTAAATAA
- a CDS encoding fimbrial protein has protein sequence MMTIKIAGGLSGALLYLISSSAIAYDGTLNFEGEAIQSTCVFEGISVAGGTPSLNPVIDLPAISAESLASGDIMGETTLSLHFRDCVYMEGEMTGHPSFHTDNVSSDGTLYMPNQTADSAKNVGFQITNYSEDGTRSGIQRPNYKGNSRRAAN, from the coding sequence ATGATGACCATTAAAATCGCGGGCGGATTATCTGGCGCCCTTCTGTACCTTATCTCTTCATCAGCGATAGCCTATGATGGAACCCTCAACTTCGAGGGCGAAGCAATACAATCGACCTGTGTCTTCGAAGGTATTTCCGTAGCCGGAGGGACGCCGTCTCTCAATCCGGTAATTGATCTCCCTGCCATCTCCGCCGAATCGCTAGCCAGCGGCGATATTATGGGGGAAACAACCCTATCGCTACATTTCCGCGATTGCGTTTATATGGAGGGTGAAATGACAGGCCATCCTTCATTTCATACCGATAATGTCTCCAGCGATGGCACGCTCTATATGCCGAATCAAACAGCGGACAGCGCAAAAAATGTCGGATTCCAGATCACAAACTATTCTGAGGACGGGACCCGTTCAGGTATTCAAAGACCTAACTACAAAGGGAATTCCCGGCGTGCAGCTAATTAA
- a CDS encoding fimbrial protein, with the protein MRIKLKTILPGALFLISVPLTWANDGTLTVSGKISDGTCSVTGAAAEGGTPSTNATILLPKVSTRLTNGTSGDVSRFYIYLKGCKATAALKNIVVGFHANNIYDDYRLTNTTANGAGNLGIEILHWYEQTSWGSPSSGVTMSFSGYTDSRSIIALPQGQEDITIMYGAGYRKLDPAKPITAGRITSTAWYEVTYF; encoded by the coding sequence ATGAGAATAAAACTGAAGACGATATTACCAGGGGCGCTATTTTTGATAAGCGTGCCGCTTACGTGGGCAAACGATGGCACCCTCACCGTTTCGGGGAAAATTAGCGATGGTACCTGTTCAGTAACAGGTGCGGCAGCGGAAGGGGGAACGCCCTCGACCAATGCCACTATTCTGCTGCCTAAAGTTTCTACCCGCTTAACCAACGGGACCAGCGGAGATGTGAGCCGTTTTTATATTTATCTCAAAGGATGCAAAGCGACCGCAGCCCTGAAAAATATCGTTGTCGGATTTCACGCAAATAATATCTACGACGATTATCGGCTGACAAACACCACGGCTAATGGCGCAGGCAACCTGGGCATTGAGATTTTACACTGGTATGAACAAACATCATGGGGATCCCCGAGCTCAGGGGTCACCATGAGCTTTAGTGGTTACACCGATAGCCGATCGATAATTGCGTTACCGCAAGGCCAGGAGGATATCACTATTATGTACGGCGCTGGTTATCGAAAACTGGATCCAGCCAAACCCATCACCGCAGGTCGCATAACCAGCACCGCCTGGTACGAAGTGACTTATTTCTGA
- a CDS encoding fimbrial protein produces MKRSVAGILSGLICAHPALAANISEEVHWFDGDRAGQKAATCLYHTPDRLPFAEIIPLVVDNAQPYGTRLWSWDYATFLPDYTLSCVGSGISNSTPRLRDAAHDNPANRQLCLTVKGGDELMPTTNPGVGIRWHFRTAQGESVKNQPQLSACASLEVSTDSAGRYIFNPRKVATLSAKAELVKTAEVVYGTAISPLTAQSQLWLDTGAAQSSSVNLGLGGITPIAPACRLSTKAYQVEMGRWVIRSQQELPARGAQTPFELQLECTGQVAHLRLRLEDSGTQTSAQQNIVLYRHDDSKSIEGLEIEMLLNGKRIHVGDGTPVDAGAYGSNGQNNSLPVYRTAAPLALTARYVQYAAITSDGKPYTGSIKGKVNIWVTYD; encoded by the coding sequence GTGAAGCGATCGGTCGCCGGAATACTGAGCGGCCTCATCTGCGCGCATCCAGCGCTGGCCGCCAACATCAGCGAGGAGGTTCACTGGTTTGATGGCGACCGTGCGGGCCAGAAGGCGGCGACCTGCCTCTACCACACGCCTGACCGACTGCCGTTTGCCGAGATCATCCCATTGGTTGTCGATAATGCTCAGCCGTACGGCACACGACTCTGGTCATGGGATTACGCTACCTTTTTACCGGATTACACCCTCTCTTGTGTCGGCTCGGGGATCAGTAACTCAACGCCCCGACTACGCGACGCCGCGCATGATAATCCCGCTAACCGGCAACTGTGCCTTACGGTGAAAGGCGGTGATGAACTGATGCCGACCACTAATCCCGGCGTCGGGATCCGCTGGCACTTTCGTACCGCGCAGGGGGAAAGCGTGAAAAACCAGCCCCAGCTTAGCGCCTGTGCCAGCCTGGAGGTCAGCACCGATAGCGCGGGTCGCTATATTTTTAACCCCAGGAAAGTCGCCACCTTGTCAGCCAAAGCGGAACTGGTGAAAACCGCAGAGGTTGTATACGGCACGGCGATATCGCCACTGACCGCGCAGTCGCAACTCTGGCTTGATACCGGCGCGGCGCAGAGCAGTAGCGTGAATCTTGGGTTGGGTGGCATAACGCCAATCGCGCCCGCCTGTCGGCTCTCAACAAAAGCGTATCAGGTGGAGATGGGGCGTTGGGTGATCCGCAGTCAACAAGAACTTCCTGCTCGCGGCGCACAAACGCCCTTTGAGCTACAGCTGGAGTGTACCGGTCAGGTGGCGCACCTGCGCCTGCGCCTTGAAGACAGCGGCACGCAGACCTCGGCGCAGCAGAATATCGTGCTGTATCGACATGACGATAGCAAAAGCATTGAGGGGCTGGAGATTGAGATGCTGCTTAACGGCAAGCGTATTCATGTCGGTGACGGTACTCCTGTGGACGCGGGAGCATATGGGAGCAACGGGCAGAATAATAGCCTCCCTGTCTATCGTACCGCCGCCCCCCTCGCCCTGACGGCTCGTTACGTTCAATACGCAGCCATTACCAGCGATGGGAAACCCTACACCGGCAGCATAAAGGGCAAGGTCAATATCTGGGTGACCTACGACTAA